One window of Akkermansia biwaensis genomic DNA carries:
- a CDS encoding sugar O-acetyltransferase, giving the protein MLSGRLYDARDPELAVRRLRARRLTARYNGADPEDDELRRETARELLGSVGEGCYLEPPFRCDYGSNISLGDRVYANFNLVILDCARVEIGNDVLIGPNVGIYTAGHPVDPGLRQECLEFALPITIEDGVWIGGHVAVAPGVRIGRNSVIGAGSVVTRDIPPGVVAAGNPCRVLRSIEERDREFYAGNRRVDGRAETNSRMP; this is encoded by the coding sequence ATGCTTTCCGGACGTCTGTACGACGCCCGCGATCCGGAACTGGCCGTGCGGCGCCTCAGGGCCCGCAGGCTGACGGCCCGTTATAACGGTGCGGACCCGGAGGATGATGAATTGCGCCGGGAAACGGCCCGCGAGCTTCTGGGAAGCGTTGGGGAGGGGTGCTATCTGGAGCCCCCGTTCAGGTGCGACTACGGTTCCAACATCAGCCTGGGGGACCGCGTTTACGCCAATTTCAATCTGGTCATTCTGGATTGCGCCCGGGTGGAAATTGGAAACGACGTGCTGATAGGCCCGAATGTAGGCATTTATACCGCGGGCCATCCTGTGGACCCCGGCCTCAGGCAGGAATGCCTGGAATTCGCACTGCCGATCACCATTGAAGACGGCGTCTGGATAGGCGGCCACGTGGCGGTGGCTCCCGGCGTGCGCATCGGCAGGAACTCCGTGATAGGAGCCGGAAGCGTGGTGACCCGGGACATTCCCCCCGGCGTGGTGGCCGCGGGCAATCCCTGCCGCGTTCTGCGGTCCATTGAGGAAAGAGACCGCGAATTTTATGCCGGAAACAGGCGCGTGGACGGCCGGGCGGAGACAAATTCCCGGATGCCGTGA
- the nadD gene encoding nicotinate (nicotinamide) nucleotide adenylyltransferase, giving the protein MKLCIFGGSFDPVHEGHVRVASRARECCGLDRVLFMPCSLSPLKEQAPSVSDARRCRMIELALKGLDWAVLDRTDLNLPPPSWSWRVAESVAACHPGAELFWLMGKDQWDSLEKWGRWRHLADMATFIVYHRGGAPASREGVRAVFIEGDEPASSTGIREALRAGVCPVPHLNPEVESFIRREGLYGIPRGMAEK; this is encoded by the coding sequence GTGAAGTTGTGCATTTTCGGCGGTTCGTTTGATCCCGTGCACGAAGGCCATGTGCGCGTGGCTTCCCGTGCCAGGGAGTGCTGTGGCCTGGATCGCGTACTGTTCATGCCCTGTTCCCTTTCCCCGCTGAAGGAACAGGCCCCTTCCGTTTCGGATGCCCGGCGCTGCCGGATGATTGAACTGGCCCTGAAAGGGCTGGACTGGGCCGTATTGGACCGTACGGACTTGAATTTGCCCCCGCCTTCCTGGTCATGGAGGGTAGCGGAAAGCGTGGCTGCCTGCCATCCGGGAGCGGAATTGTTCTGGCTGATGGGCAAGGACCAGTGGGATTCCCTGGAGAAATGGGGCCGCTGGAGGCATCTGGCTGACATGGCGACGTTCATCGTGTACCACCGGGGCGGCGCTCCGGCTTCCAGGGAGGGAGTTCGGGCCGTTTTTATTGAAGGGGATGAACCTGCATCTTCCACCGGCATCCGGGAAGCCCTGCGCGCGGGCGTCTGCCCCGTGCCTCATTTGAATCCGGAAGTGGAAAGTTTCATCAGAAGGGAAGGGCTGTACGGCATTCCGCGTGGAATGGCGGAAAAGTAA
- the rpsO gene encoding 30S ribosomal protein S15, which translates to MSNEINLQEFKMHEKDSGSSSFQIALLTKRIAHLTAHLGENKHDVSSRRGLLKMVALRRKLLDYVKREDLAQYQSLIQRLGLRR; encoded by the coding sequence ATGAGTAACGAAATCAATCTGCAGGAATTCAAGATGCATGAAAAGGACTCCGGTAGCTCCAGCTTCCAGATCGCCCTTCTGACCAAGCGCATCGCCCACCTGACCGCCCACCTGGGAGAAAACAAGCACGACGTTTCCTCCCGCCGCGGGCTGCTGAAAATGGTGGCTCTGCGCCGCAAGCTTCTTGACTACGTCAAGCGTGAAGATCTGGCCCAGTATCAGAGCCTGATTCAGCGTCTTGGACTGCGCCGCTAA
- a CDS encoding L,D-transpeptidase family protein, whose product MKLPRFSLPALLFCIPVLVTSCGTGGRNAPLPPASSTPVEELTGYFEGKGTIPGHLLKWEDDPSLPGKLLIVVDKKKQMMYVYRGTHRIAYAPISSGKSHGMTPDGYFRISSKDRDHHSYYGTFVSSDGSQRDGDIRKESPRAGERFEPAKMPYFMRVNGAVGIHEGYLPGHPSSHGCIRIPHLIAANLFEVAPVGTRVIVKYGSWNVHDLQKKPDSHFKTVHRPSPGKSGGTAVAGTGGNSSSPGLEVPLKSGQSAGKNEEASASSGASPVAESALPSFSPAEAASPSSGHGLKPVE is encoded by the coding sequence ATGAAATTGCCCCGTTTTTCCCTGCCTGCCCTGTTGTTCTGTATCCCGGTTTTGGTAACTTCCTGCGGTACTGGCGGGCGGAATGCCCCTCTTCCTCCGGCTTCCTCCACACCTGTGGAGGAACTGACCGGGTATTTTGAGGGGAAGGGAACCATCCCCGGCCATCTGCTCAAGTGGGAGGATGATCCTTCCCTGCCCGGAAAGCTTCTGATCGTGGTGGACAAGAAAAAGCAGATGATGTACGTTTACCGTGGCACGCACCGCATAGCCTATGCTCCCATCAGCTCCGGAAAAAGCCACGGCATGACGCCGGACGGCTATTTCCGCATCTCCTCCAAGGACAGGGACCATCATTCCTATTACGGGACCTTTGTATCGAGTGACGGAAGCCAGCGGGACGGCGACATCAGAAAGGAATCCCCGAGGGCGGGAGAAAGGTTTGAGCCTGCCAAAATGCCCTACTTCATGAGGGTGAACGGGGCGGTAGGCATTCATGAAGGGTATCTGCCCGGGCATCCTTCCTCGCACGGGTGCATACGCATTCCCCATCTGATTGCCGCAAATCTCTTTGAGGTTGCCCCGGTGGGGACGCGCGTCATTGTCAAATACGGCAGCTGGAACGTTCATGACCTGCAGAAGAAACCGGATTCCCATTTCAAAACGGTGCACAGGCCCTCTCCGGGCAAGTCGGGAGGAACCGCGGTGGCCGGGACTGGCGGGAATTCTTCTTCCCCCGGCCTGGAAGTTCCTTTAAAATCGGGACAATCCGCGGGAAAAAATGAAGAGGCTTCCGCGTCTTCGGGCGCTTCGCCCGTGGCGGAATCCGCCCTCCCTTCCTTTTCTCCGGCGGAGGCGGCATCCCCCTCTTCCGGCCATGGACTCAAACCAGTTGAATAA
- the truA gene encoding tRNA pseudouridine(38-40) synthase TruA: MPRIRFTTAYDGRPYLGWQSQPGGRTVQDKLERAFSILFGEAVRIHGSGRTDAGVHALGQVFHVDAPDTHRIPADKWPAAINTRLPRTIRVIHAEYTDPGFHARFSATGKTYRYCISSEPILNPFDAGLVWHRPLAWSLDALEEAAGLFLGEHDFTAFAALRGNEPRPIPEDYFRRTITRADVRREGNRTFMTFTGTGFLYKMVRLMAGAAHEAARGKITLEELNRLIRSPRPDDKSPFCAPPDGLTLMQVHYPDCVPKNRPEQ; the protein is encoded by the coding sequence ATGCCCCGCATCCGTTTCACCACCGCCTACGACGGCCGCCCCTATCTGGGCTGGCAAAGCCAGCCGGGAGGCCGTACCGTGCAGGATAAGCTGGAACGCGCCTTTTCAATCCTTTTCGGGGAAGCCGTCCGCATCCACGGGTCCGGCAGGACGGACGCCGGAGTGCACGCCCTGGGGCAGGTCTTCCACGTGGATGCGCCGGACACCCACCGCATTCCCGCAGACAAATGGCCTGCGGCCATCAATACCCGCCTGCCCCGCACCATCCGGGTCATCCATGCGGAGTACACGGACCCCGGCTTTCACGCCCGCTTCAGCGCCACGGGGAAAACGTACCGTTACTGCATTTCCAGCGAACCCATCCTGAACCCGTTTGACGCGGGCCTGGTCTGGCACCGTCCGCTGGCCTGGAGCCTGGACGCCCTGGAGGAAGCCGCCGGGCTCTTTCTGGGGGAACACGACTTTACGGCCTTTGCCGCCCTGAGGGGCAACGAGCCCCGCCCCATCCCGGAAGACTACTTCCGGCGCACCATTACCCGTGCGGACGTGAGGCGGGAAGGGAACCGCACCTTCATGACATTCACGGGCACGGGCTTCCTTTATAAAATGGTGCGCCTCATGGCGGGCGCGGCCCATGAGGCGGCACGGGGGAAAATCACGCTGGAGGAATTAAACCGCCTCATCCGTTCCCCGCGCCCGGATGACAAAAGCCCGTTCTGCGCGCCGCCGGACGGCCTTACCCTGATGCAGGTGCATTACCCGGATTGCGTTCCGAAAAACAGGCCGGAGCAATAA